A single Calidifontibacter indicus DNA region contains:
- a CDS encoding acyl carrier protein, which produces MTTLSREQVRSMMAEVLEAQGKELPEGDDTLLTEIGFRSLDFSELALRVEDELDTELNFDAPGLRSIETVGDVLTFIEQLQEG; this is translated from the coding sequence GAGCAGGTGCGTTCGATGATGGCCGAGGTGCTGGAGGCACAGGGCAAGGAGCTGCCGGAGGGCGACGACACGTTGCTCACCGAGATCGGTTTCCGTTCGCTCGACTTCTCCGAACTCGCGCTGCGTGTCGAGGACGAGCTCGACACCGAACTGAACTTCGATGCGCCGGGCCTGCGCTCGATCGAGACGGTCGGCGACGTCCTCACCTTCATCGAGCAACTGCAAGAGGGCTGA